The Primulina tabacum isolate GXHZ01 chromosome 7, ASM2559414v2, whole genome shotgun sequence genome includes a window with the following:
- the LOC142551281 gene encoding serine/threonine-protein kinase PBL27-like isoform X1 — protein MGCLPCCGSSKKEGIDNNGGVKEVAKKESFKDGSAAHSNNHVNRLSSDTLMSLLPDQLRFLEVQDFLFLYLPNISQDKSKLRGGNDSKREASLPKEATANIAAQTFTFRELAAATNNFRPECLLGEGGFGRVYKGRLESTGQVVAVKQLDRDGLQGNREFLVEVLMLSLLHHPNLVNLIGYCADGDQRLLVYEYMPLGSLEDHLHDLRPDKEPLDWNTRMKIAAGAAKGLEYLHDKANPPVIYRDLKSSNILLDNGYFPKLSDFGLAKLGPVGDKTHVSTRVMGTYGYCAPEYAMTGQLTLKSDVYSFGVVFLEIITGRKAIDNTKGAGEHNLVAWARPLFKDRRKFPKMADPLLQGRYPIRGLYQALAVAAMCLQEQAATRPLIGDVVTALTYLASQTYDPNVPVSQSNRVGPSTPRHRDERRNTSDGTDSLYDPSHQGSPSTHKNSPDYRRRDPVRTGADLRRIETGSGSGRKLGLDDLDRPGSQKDSPVSGGRAQETPRNRDLDRERAVAEAKVWGENWRERKRANAMDSFDGTIE, from the exons ATGGGGTGTCTTCCGTGCTGTGGATCATCAAAAAAAGAAGGAATTGACAATAACGGTGGAGTTAAAGAAGTAGCAAAGAAAGAGTCTTTTAAAGATGGTTCAGCAGCTCATTCTAACAACCATGTGAATAGATTGAGTTCAG ACACTTTGATGTCACTGCTTCCAGATCAGTTACGTTTTCTTGAAGTACAGGATTTCTTATTCTTGTATTTGCCTAACATTTCCCAAGATAAATCGAAATTGCGGGGCGGCAATGATTCTAAAAGGGAAGCCTCACTTCCCAAAGAAGCTACAGCCAATATTGCCGCACAAACTTTTACCTTTCGCGAGCTTGCAGCAGCTACAAATAATTTTAGACCAGAGTGTTTGCTTGGTGAAGGTGGCTTTGGACGTGTTTACAAAGGACGCCTGGAAAGCACAGGACAG GTGGTTGCAGTTAAACAGCTTGATCGGGATGGCCTTCAAGGAAATAGAGAATTTTTAGTGGAGGTTCTCATGCTTAGCCTTTTACATCATCCAAATCTTGTCAACCTGATTGGATATTGTGCTGATGGAGACCAACGTCTACTTGTCTATGAATACATGCCATTGGGATCTCTAGAAGACCATTTACACG ATCTTCGTCCAGATAAAGAACCTTTAGACTGGAATACGAGAATGAAGATTGCTGCTGGTGCAGCAAAAGGGTTGGAATATTTGCATGACAAAGCCAATCCACCAGTCATATACAGAGActtaaaatcatcaaacatCCTTCTTGACAACGGTTATTTCCCCAAGTTATCGGATTTTGGACTTGCAAAACTGGGCCCCGTTGGGGATAAAACTCACGTTTCAACAAGAGTGATGGGGACGTATGGTTATTGTGCTCCTGAATATGCCATGACAGGCCAACTTACATTGAAATCTGATGTTTATAGTTTTGGAGTTGTTTTTCTTGAGATAATCACAGGCCGAAAGGCTATTGACAACACTAAGGGCGCAGGGGAGCATAATCTTGTCGCATGG GCAAGGCCACTTTTCAAAGATCGAAGGAAGTTTCCGAAGATGGCCGATCCTCTGTTGCAAGGTCGGTATCCAATTCGTGGACTTTATCAAGCCTTGGCAGTTGCAGCTATGTGCTTGCAAGAGCAAGCTGCCACAAGACCTCTAATTGGCGACGTTGTGACTGCTTTAACATATTTAGCATCCCAAACCTATGACCCTAATGTACCTGTCTCACAGAGTAACAGAGTTGGTCCGTCTACTCCACGGCACCGGGATGAGCGTAGGAACACGTCTGATGGAACCGACAGCTTATACGATCCGAGTCACCAGGGTTCCCCCTCCACTCATAAAAATTCGCCTGACTATCGGAGGAGAGATCCTGTCAGGACTGGTGCAGACTTACGAAGGATTGAAACTGGAAGTGGTTCCGGCAGGAAATTGGGTTTGGATGACTTGGACCGCCCCGGTTCTCAAAAAGACAGCCCTGTTAGTGGCGGCAGAGCACAAGAAACGCCGAGAAATCGAGACTTGGACAGAGAACGAGCTGTTGCTGAGGCCAAAGTGTGGGGCGAGAACTGGAGGGAGAGAAAGCGAGCAAATGCCATGGATAGTTTCGATGGCACGATCGAATGA
- the LOC142551281 gene encoding serine/threonine-protein kinase PBL27-like isoform X2 → MGCLPCCGSSKKEGIDNNGGVKEVAKKESFKDGSAAHSNNHVNRLSSDKSKLRGGNDSKREASLPKEATANIAAQTFTFRELAAATNNFRPECLLGEGGFGRVYKGRLESTGQVVAVKQLDRDGLQGNREFLVEVLMLSLLHHPNLVNLIGYCADGDQRLLVYEYMPLGSLEDHLHDLRPDKEPLDWNTRMKIAAGAAKGLEYLHDKANPPVIYRDLKSSNILLDNGYFPKLSDFGLAKLGPVGDKTHVSTRVMGTYGYCAPEYAMTGQLTLKSDVYSFGVVFLEIITGRKAIDNTKGAGEHNLVAWARPLFKDRRKFPKMADPLLQGRYPIRGLYQALAVAAMCLQEQAATRPLIGDVVTALTYLASQTYDPNVPVSQSNRVGPSTPRHRDERRNTSDGTDSLYDPSHQGSPSTHKNSPDYRRRDPVRTGADLRRIETGSGSGRKLGLDDLDRPGSQKDSPVSGGRAQETPRNRDLDRERAVAEAKVWGENWRERKRANAMDSFDGTIE, encoded by the exons ATGGGGTGTCTTCCGTGCTGTGGATCATCAAAAAAAGAAGGAATTGACAATAACGGTGGAGTTAAAGAAGTAGCAAAGAAAGAGTCTTTTAAAGATGGTTCAGCAGCTCATTCTAACAACCATGTGAATAGATTGAGTTCAG ATAAATCGAAATTGCGGGGCGGCAATGATTCTAAAAGGGAAGCCTCACTTCCCAAAGAAGCTACAGCCAATATTGCCGCACAAACTTTTACCTTTCGCGAGCTTGCAGCAGCTACAAATAATTTTAGACCAGAGTGTTTGCTTGGTGAAGGTGGCTTTGGACGTGTTTACAAAGGACGCCTGGAAAGCACAGGACAG GTGGTTGCAGTTAAACAGCTTGATCGGGATGGCCTTCAAGGAAATAGAGAATTTTTAGTGGAGGTTCTCATGCTTAGCCTTTTACATCATCCAAATCTTGTCAACCTGATTGGATATTGTGCTGATGGAGACCAACGTCTACTTGTCTATGAATACATGCCATTGGGATCTCTAGAAGACCATTTACACG ATCTTCGTCCAGATAAAGAACCTTTAGACTGGAATACGAGAATGAAGATTGCTGCTGGTGCAGCAAAAGGGTTGGAATATTTGCATGACAAAGCCAATCCACCAGTCATATACAGAGActtaaaatcatcaaacatCCTTCTTGACAACGGTTATTTCCCCAAGTTATCGGATTTTGGACTTGCAAAACTGGGCCCCGTTGGGGATAAAACTCACGTTTCAACAAGAGTGATGGGGACGTATGGTTATTGTGCTCCTGAATATGCCATGACAGGCCAACTTACATTGAAATCTGATGTTTATAGTTTTGGAGTTGTTTTTCTTGAGATAATCACAGGCCGAAAGGCTATTGACAACACTAAGGGCGCAGGGGAGCATAATCTTGTCGCATGG GCAAGGCCACTTTTCAAAGATCGAAGGAAGTTTCCGAAGATGGCCGATCCTCTGTTGCAAGGTCGGTATCCAATTCGTGGACTTTATCAAGCCTTGGCAGTTGCAGCTATGTGCTTGCAAGAGCAAGCTGCCACAAGACCTCTAATTGGCGACGTTGTGACTGCTTTAACATATTTAGCATCCCAAACCTATGACCCTAATGTACCTGTCTCACAGAGTAACAGAGTTGGTCCGTCTACTCCACGGCACCGGGATGAGCGTAGGAACACGTCTGATGGAACCGACAGCTTATACGATCCGAGTCACCAGGGTTCCCCCTCCACTCATAAAAATTCGCCTGACTATCGGAGGAGAGATCCTGTCAGGACTGGTGCAGACTTACGAAGGATTGAAACTGGAAGTGGTTCCGGCAGGAAATTGGGTTTGGATGACTTGGACCGCCCCGGTTCTCAAAAAGACAGCCCTGTTAGTGGCGGCAGAGCACAAGAAACGCCGAGAAATCGAGACTTGGACAGAGAACGAGCTGTTGCTGAGGCCAAAGTGTGGGGCGAGAACTGGAGGGAGAGAAAGCGAGCAAATGCCATGGATAGTTTCGATGGCACGATCGAATGA